A single Petrotoga sp. 9PWA.NaAc.5.4 DNA region contains:
- a CDS encoding class I SAM-dependent methyltransferase has translation MKNHGKRVFTTSHKPTEKQIKTAMKLSNKYDGIYISRKNLSNTVDNDEFFFVIDKNLKIICQWKDGRLFFHPSVSKIRLNNYLKTGVDYLVNSIKPHKDEIILDLTFGLGSDALLLGYFCKKVLGLEASLPIYIVVKESILKYPYKEEWLKESAKKIEILNQDYKNFLAYQEDNSYDTVYCDPMFENPQLKSSSMNPLRKFASYDTISENDLENMLRVARKRVVIKAHLNDSIWNKFHFNIKMGSDKSKVIFGVIEKQ, from the coding sequence ATGAAAAACCACGGCAAGAGAGTATTTACAACTTCCCATAAACCAACTGAAAAGCAGATAAAGACTGCTATGAAATTAAGTAATAAATATGATGGAATTTATATATCCAGAAAAAATTTAAGTAATACAGTAGATAACGATGAATTCTTTTTTGTGATTGATAAAAATTTAAAAATAATTTGTCAATGGAAGGATGGAAGATTGTTTTTCCATCCTTCTGTTTCAAAGATTAGGTTAAATAACTATTTAAAAACTGGAGTAGATTATTTAGTAAACTCTATTAAGCCTCATAAAGATGAAATAATACTTGATTTGACATTTGGCCTTGGTAGCGATGCCTTGCTTTTAGGATATTTTTGTAAAAAGGTTTTAGGCCTTGAAGCGTCTTTACCTATATATATTGTAGTAAAAGAAAGTATATTAAAGTACCCTTACAAAGAAGAATGGCTCAAAGAATCCGCAAAGAAAATCGAAATTTTGAATCAAGACTATAAAAACTTTTTAGCTTATCAAGAAGATAATAGTTACGATACTGTATATTGTGATCCTATGTTTGAAAATCCTCAGCTTAAGTCCAGTTCTATGAATCCACTTAGAAAGTTTGCAAGTTATGATACCATCTCTGAGAATGATTTAGAAAATATGTTAAGAGTCGCAAGAAAGAGAGTTGTAATAAAAGCTCATTTAAACGATTCAATTTGGAATAAGTTCCATTTTAACATAAAAATGGGAAGCGACAAAAGTAAGGTTATATTCGGAGTGATTGAAAAACAATGA
- the miaA gene encoding tRNA (adenosine(37)-N6)-dimethylallyltransferase MiaA, whose translation MKKVLIIAGPTGVGKTDLSVKIAQVLNGEIVCLDSRQIYKYFKIGTAFPDEVTLKTVKHHLFGEIDPSINFTAYDYKIKAETTIENIINQEKLPILVGGTGFYIDALLNGFLNVESNYGLRSYLRKLEDNNPGILRKILVDLDPQSALKIHPNDIKRIIRAIEIYIVTGNKMGEVIKENKTKNKKFDFDIFILDRNRQELHERINQRVEKMIEQGLIDETKYILSLGYSKNLNALNTIGYKEVIQYLEGRIDFNKMVHLIKVHTRNYARRQIIYFRRLEKAKWINLSLDSEENVIKQIIENIKN comes from the coding sequence ATGAAAAAAGTTTTAATAATTGCTGGTCCTACCGGAGTGGGAAAAACAGACCTTTCCGTAAAAATAGCTCAAGTTTTAAATGGTGAGATAGTATGTTTAGATTCAAGACAAATATACAAGTACTTCAAAATAGGTACTGCATTTCCAGATGAAGTAACTTTGAAAACTGTAAAACATCATTTGTTTGGAGAAATAGATCCTTCGATAAATTTTACAGCTTATGATTATAAAATAAAAGCAGAAACCACCATAGAAAATATAATAAATCAAGAAAAATTACCTATTTTAGTTGGTGGAACAGGTTTTTATATAGATGCTTTGCTGAACGGATTTCTGAATGTTGAATCAAATTATGGACTAAGAAGCTATTTGAGAAAATTAGAAGATAACAATCCTGGAATATTAAGGAAAATACTTGTAGACCTGGATCCCCAAAGTGCCTTAAAAATTCATCCAAACGATATTAAAAGGATTATAAGAGCAATAGAAATTTATATAGTAACTGGTAATAAAATGGGAGAGGTTATCAAAGAAAATAAAACAAAAAATAAAAAATTTGATTTTGATATTTTTATTTTGGACAGAAACAGACAAGAGTTACATGAAAGGATAAACCAAAGAGTAGAAAAAATGATAGAGCAAGGTCTCATAGATGAAACCAAGTATATTTTATCCTTAGGATACTCGAAAAATCTAAACGCATTAAATACTATCGGTTACAAAGAAGTGATACAATATTTAGAAGGAAGAATAGATTTCAATAAAATGGTTCATCTTATAAAAGTACACACAAGAAATTATGCCCGTAGACAAATTATTTATTTCAGAAGGTTAGAAAAAGCCAAATGGATAAATTTAAGTTTGGATTCTGAAGAAAATGTGATAAAGCAAATAATTGAAAATATAAAAAATTAA